ATGTCAGTGTCTGCCTAGGAGAGTTAAACAAGGCGTCTAGGTAGAGATATTGAGACTCAGCCGTAGATAAGTTGGACACTTGGCTTCTACACGGAAAGGAAGAGGAATATAGGTCAAGaactccatctctccatccctTACACTCTCACTGAGAAGACTGAAGGAAAGACATCATATAAAGGGAGGGGGATCAGCTCCTCTTTGTCCTCTCTCAGAGGACATTCTTAAGGATTGAAAATAGTCGATAATTGTGTTCGAAAATACTTTTCACTACTGAATAATGGCACCGAAAAATGTCTTGAATGAAGAAGACTGCACCCGTTGAGACCCATATGACACCATTTTAAGCACCAAAATGCATCAACTCCCTTGTCTGTAACATTGAAAGCACAATTAATGAGCTGTAACTGCCACCTGAGAATTCCATTGTTGGCGGTGTGATCCTTAACCTTTGGCCAAGACAGAGCTTTAAAGATTTGTTTGGCCTTCATCTATGTCTACCTGAGCAAAATAACGTAGAGAATCACTAACAATACAGACGtagaaggaaaaatgttgaGGCAGAGTGCGTATGGACTCTTTATTTTGACTTGAATTAACAATGTACAACGAGCCcattttgttgttcttctgaATGTCCTGCTACTTATATTAAATATTGGGATGACTGACGGCTGGCAAAGACATACAAGATGAATATTTTAAGGTGCTGTTTGTCACTTACTGGTGAGAGATCTTGTTTATATCTTTGGTAGGACACATGCAATATCACAGAGACAATTTCCCGACATtctctttatttaatttaactaCCAAACCGGACTAAATATAAAACCGTCACTAATATAAGTACAATAAATTGTTACAGTGTGGCTTCACCAAAAACTTGCTGCAGGTATTTCCTCTACTTCTTTGATGGACACTAAACTCGCAGGTGCTTGTCTCTAGTGTAACACTTGAGACAATAAAAGTAGTGTGTTCACATAATGCTATGAACTGAGATAGTGTTGATGCATAGTTTTGCACATATTTGGTCGCGCTTCTTACGCTTGGGTACTGTTGAGCTACTTTGTTTTTGAACACAAGTGGAGCTTAAGAAGTATTCTGTCCTTTCTCTGCCCTGTATTCGAACGAGCTGCATGTGaataaagacattttcattCTGCTACGCCAAGTCAGAAAATGACTGAAACCTCTGCGTCTGACAGTGCGAAAGAAATAAAGGAAGTGGTTTTGAAAAACATGGTGTCTTCATGTGATGCATTTGAGCCGCCTTAACAGTCgtctgatttatttttgaaatcattaatgtgatatatataaaacgcAGCTGATTCATTATTTgccttgtttattttaaagcagctgtaggcaggattgaaaatatttgcttttggcggcgccacaggtaaatgagtgtaattgcaggctgttGTAAAGCTGGGTCCATGGTCCCGCCCCCatcccacgtttgtttatgagcagAGACCGTGACGAAACAGCGAAAAATATAATCACAGAAagtaatatacacaacactgtccagcttatacttgcaaaggcaacttctagaagcatctatcattcaacatcagagacgTAGCTCCGTCATgtgagtgaggagaggcaggatccagcaagaggcggaagcagctgcaaaACCGACGGACCCAGATGATAAAACTTTATTGTGACtcatgtttcagaatgaagcaaagggggcaGTTTGAACATTTTGCTGACCGTgtatcttttagttatgagGGTTGTAGGAGTGattgtagagtgtctgctggagGTGTGCTGTTCGTgtatgcatgtttgtgtgcggccgctgcatgtgggaggggttgtcgGGGGAGTGACACATCTCTCTCGgaagaagaagtgaagaggtgcccggtgcgtgtccagctctgaatgtgcggttctgtgcagtttggctgtgacaaagtcataaaccaagtaacgctctgtcccagactcgcctcatccctgtccgagctccagccgacaacagcagcacacaaacagcgatcagcgtgagcatcaaaacatccattcacacgtttatttcgagttgactgtggacacagacatCAGAGTTAGAAACGActcttcttcaatcagttcctGAACAACCGTCAGGGATGAggaaatgtggcgctggtcgcatctctcagcagctcccagcaggtctgtagatcagaggactcaacggcagcagctacagatagaacatgagatataacatcttacacttgtccaaaccagatggaccataaacactgcaaatgacagtgaatcaacAACGTTTTGCTGGATATATCTACACTATACCGTGATAAACGCAATAAAATGACTGACGGACACTGACATcttgttatcatctcaaaaataagttccccacatttgataacacagcCAAGACCCGCGGGaagcacaaagaatgccttCCAGGCCGTTATTAGCATCGTGGCTAATCGGTTCGGccagctatatgttcactgtacgCTTCGACAGTGCAATATGACAAACATCCATAGCTGTGTTAGAACGTGAAGAAGTCATTTTCGCTGGCAATCATTTTATTgataaactattttcaccatacacaaagtatatctatccCATTTTAGCACCGCAGTTCACTTGTTTCactgcaaacatatatacactGCACTtacatacaaacaacaagcatatggacatttgtttcatgatttgccaacacaacagagacagcaatgaacacaaaattaactTACAAGTCAAGTGGAAACATtgccacttcagaatcagaagaaaatccGTTGGTAGCTCTCAGTTCTCTCCATCTCCATGCATCTATATTGACTCTTGTCAGAGATCTTGCTCAGTGGGTTTCACGCTctctcttcttggactcctcactaTGAACTCTTGCTTCTGCCACAGTGTAAATTGAACTCAGCTTGCTGCCAAGGTAGCCCTGCCCTTTTGCTGTAAAGTGTtgcggtgggggtggagttggggctgtgacgccactctcagaacaGGCCTCAGACGGCCCGCCATGGGAAAGCTACAtactccaagggagcgtttaacagagagctggagagtctgactccgggactttggactgttcaaaatgaaacctgtcatctcaggaaatctgaaaataatctatttatgtccaaATCCTACATGTTGCCGCtttaatttaatgaaaaaaattgcAGTATTTTAAAATAGTATTCAAGGTATTTTGGTTCTTCCACATAAAGTCAATATGCAGGATAaacgcagaaaaaaaaaatcaaaacaatggaAGCAGCAACGTCAAGTGCCCTTATCAAATATGGCCGTCATGACGTCACCGCAGCGCGCCGTCATCCCGACAGCGGAGGacgcagcggcagcagcagctcacttGTCTGTGTTGACACTTGGTCGCTGATGCTGTCATGACCCTGCGTGCGATTGCGCTTGTCACTGTTCACACGACAAGGAAGCAGCCGAAACATTGCGTTTTTGATGGCAGATTTGGAGAGGAGACGTAAGATAGAGAGGCTAGTCGCTTTGTTTCGGTCCACCGCTTGTGCTTGACGGCAGCGGCCCGTCGGTTGTCCATGAAGGCTGGGGGCTGGATTTACATCGTCGCAGGGATGTGCTGGTGAGTCTATAGCTGCCACATCTCATGTGTGCACGCCAGAAATAGCCTTTAATACAAACCCAGATCCTCGCTTTTGCCAATGCATGTTGTCGTCCTGGAGCGTCTTCCACCATAAGGAACTGTTTTGTGGTCAACTTTCATCCGCATGCATCAGTCTCTCGTTCATATGTGATCAGATTTGACATGCTGGGAAGAGAGACTCCTGCTTCAAGATCCTCCCTCAATTGATCTGAAAGCCGAATAGAAAGTCGATCCTGGACGAGGTCCAGTTTAATAATCTCATTTGTCTTGCAGAACACAAGAAGATGaaaggagaaagaggaggagagagatggagtgatccGTTCCTCAGCTGGGGCTTATTTTAATGCCATCATTTTGAAGACGGTATGTAATGCAACTTAGAGTCCAAAACACGCAGAGGTCAGTCTAAACAGAATGAAGACCTGTCCAAGCTGCTCtcgccccaagtagctgggttACACCCCACCccctttatttacatatttacactTTATTGAAATTGTCCAATAGAACCAGAAACAGAATAAAGTGAAATATAAGTgtaaaatttgttttgtttatatttcCGCATCTATTTCCTAACTATGGAACTCTAAACATTCATAAACCTCAGACAgcgttgaaataaatattttgttccTCCCCAGCTGGTCTATGGTCAGAAGGTGATGGCAGTGCCCACTGAGCTTCACCACTACTTCCAGCCGTTCTTACTGATGGACCGCCTCCTGCACGCCTGAGCTCTCTCAACGctgcctccctccccctccttcctcctgcctctccgCCATCATTCCCCTCGTCATCCTGCCTCCACTCACTTTCCCCTGCTCCCATTCACTTTCCTTGTGCGAGGCCTCACACTTGTGTATTATGGCGTGTTGTGGACGTTCCCTGGACTCACCGTGCACATTGGCCATGCTGATGGGCTTCCAGTTTGCCTTTGTGCTCTACTTCTCCCTGGGGGGCTTCAAAGGCTTGGTGTCTGTCCTGGTTCACACCACAGAGCCAGAATTTGATTACTCACGACCACATGACGTGTACACCAACCTCAGTCATCTGGGTGCACCCCCTCCCCCACCGCATAACTCTGGCACCGGGCCCCCCGCCACTGGACAACCACTGAGAGACTGCCAGATCCCCTCACCGCTGCTGGGTGAGTGGAGTGCAGGGGGGTGTTGGGAACTCCGGCACACTATTAAAGGGTTTCCTTCCTTTTCTTGCAGTGGGACCGGTGTCCGTTCAACTGTACTCACCTCTGTCTCTGGAGGAAATCAGACAGAGAAACCCTTTAGTGACACCAGGCGGACGCTACAGACCTCCAGACTGTGAACCCCGTCATCACACTGCCATCGTGGTTCCGTACCGGAACCGTCAGACACACCTCCGCGCCCTCCTTTATCACCTCCACCCTTTCCTTCAGCGACAGCAGATTCATTACAGCATCTATATCGTGCAGCAGGTACTCACCTACAATTTGGTCAAACTGGTTCATTGCCATGAATCCGTCTATCGTCATACTTTAGTTAACCCCGTTATGACTCCAATTATAGATAGACTGTGGTTTAAAGGGTGTGGAATTgttaaaaacaagtcattttgaTTTGATTTCAATAACAGGCCGTCAACTTTTTGAGTTTTTGACAATGGTTTGACAGTTGGATGGCTTTTAGCTAGCAgagcgtctgggcgtctgcaaagcatgaaaaaatggacgccggATTCTCAACCGTAGTTTGGCCGCCAAGATACAGTCAAGAattggatgtccattttttcatgttttgcagacgccctcctagctaaaagcccaTTTGTCCCGCAGTGTGGAAATTCACGTGGAACTATGTGGCAAACAAAGAAGTTTGTaatgactcaaaacatgttGCATATCCTAGATTCTTCTAGATTCGCTGCGAAAAACGTTTTCCAACTGGTGACTACATATAGCATGGCAAGAACGCTAAATTCCCTGCAATGATATCTACTGGAACATATTTTCCCCTCTagccttttatcatttttcacATTGATAAGGGCAGGAGATGTAACCGGAAGGACGGAGCAGCCCAGTGGTCTCACTCGCTGACTGCTGCAGCCCGGTAATGAGTGAGATTCCTGTTAAAACTGCTGCTTAACAACACGTCTAACTATAATGAAAACAGTTTCTTATCAAATAAATTAGATTAGAAATGGAGtgagttaaaaaagaaataaaacattactACTTTGATAGTTGTATGAGTACAAAGTGCCCATTCTCTGCTGTCACTTGGTTTTGGAATTTTCTCGGATAAACCTTTCAAATGTGACCGCAGTGGCAGGATGATTATCAAAAGCATATGTCACACCGAGGACTGAATCACCTCATCTGTCCAAAGCCCGGAATGAGACCGCTTACGTTTCTCAAAGCGGATTTCCTGTGACTAACTTTCACTCTGCAAAAGGATCGCACAGTTCACAGGAACAAAACTGAAGACAAAGTCTGTCTGTGTCAAAAGAACTGTTGAGTCATCACAGCCTGCACTGGATGAGTGAATTGTCTTTTGCACTCCAGTGGGGCAACGGCACTTTTAACCGAGCCAAGCTGCTGAACGTCGGCGTGCGTGAAGCTCTCAGAGATGAAGACTGGAGCTGCATCTTCCTCCACGACGTCGACCTCTTACCTGAGAATGACCACAACACCTACAGCTGTAACAAGCAGTTTCCCACCCACCTGTCTGTGGCCATGGACAAGTTCAGATACAGGTCAGTGTGAATGCACGTCAATGAATAATATATtctaatatttataatattatatattataatattctcACATTCTCATATCCATCTTCTTCCTCACAGGCTCCCATATCCGCAGTACTTTGGCGGCGTTTCCGCGGTCACACCGGATCAGTATATGAAGATGAACGGCTTCCCGAACCAGTACTGGGGATGGGGTGGAGAAGACGATGACATTGCTGCCAGGTAAACAGCTGTACTGTCATCTTCACTGTCCTTTTGTCACGCTTTCTAATCTCATCTCAGTTCTACATTTTTCATCTACCATTTGCTTTAACCCACTCATCTTCTGTTTTCATATCCCATTCCACTGCTCTGGACTCGTGAGTAACTTCATCCGTCCATCTCTCATGTGCACtcatactttattttttaagttagtATAACCCTTTCACTATAATGTTCCCACGTCCTCGGAGAAAAGGGTTTGAAAGTGTTTCTCTGTGCTGCAAAAATAGAGTGCGTCTCTCTGGCATGAAGATAGTGCGCCCTCCAGTGGCCATCGGCCATTATAAAATGATCAAGCACCGTGGAGACAGAGGCAACGAGCAAAATCCACGCAGGTGTGTATTGAACTTCTCATGCTGGGATCCCTTTAAAGGGCCGTTACTACAACTACATTTTGTAATACACATGAGTCTGGTTTTGAAGTCAGATGCTGAAACGTCAAATGAAGAAAAGTATTATTTACTTTGTCTAAGAAATtagtaaatataaatacaagaGTATCAGTTTCACATTGATTTTaatgatttatatatatgtgaACATTATTTGCAGTAACATAGTGAacattttctaaaaataaataaatgggaaTGAATATACAAAAATCTAAGGGGAATTCACTGTCTTAATTTGCTAAGAATAATTCCAGTCTTTTAAtattgctttgttgttgtgaataAATTCATTAATTCTATTTATAATTTTTTCTCAAGAGGGCAGAAGAAAGGGGTCGCATGTGGCCTGGGGCCGTACTTTGGCTAGGTCTGTGCGAGTCTCTCAGTcagtgttttactttttttttttattctcccgGGGCAAAACCTGGACTGGATATATGGGCATGCCAGTTAATTCCATCCTCCATCTACCCAcctcttttctctccttcttAGATTTGACCTTTTGAAAAGGACCCGGCTCAACTGGCGGTCAGACGGCCTCAACTCCCTGACGTATGAGCTGCTTTCCAAAGAGCTGGAGCCGCTCTACGTCAACCTGACCGTCAACATTGGAGAAGACCCTCGCCTGCCTAGAGGGAAAACTGGCCTGAGAATGGCGCCCCCTGTCCACCAAAACTCTGCCCA
This portion of the Synchiropus splendidus isolate RoL2022-P1 chromosome 18, RoL_Sspl_1.0, whole genome shotgun sequence genome encodes:
- the b4galt3 gene encoding beta-1,4-galactosyltransferase 3, which produces MACCGRSLDSPCTLAMLMGFQFAFVLYFSLGGFKGLVSVLVHTTEPEFDYSRPHDVYTNLSHLGAPPPPPHNSGTGPPATGQPLRDCQIPSPLLVGPVSVQLYSPLSLEEIRQRNPLVTPGGRYRPPDCEPRHHTAIVVPYRNRQTHLRALLYHLHPFLQRQQIHYSIYIVQQWGNGTFNRAKLLNVGVREALRDEDWSCIFLHDVDLLPENDHNTYSCNKQFPTHLSVAMDKFRYRLPYPQYFGGVSAVTPDQYMKMNGFPNQYWGWGGEDDDIAARVRLSGMKIVRPPVAIGHYKMIKHRGDRGNEQNPRRFDLLKRTRLNWRSDGLNSLTYELLSKELEPLYVNLTVNIGEDPRLPRGKTGLRMAPPVHQNSAHKTEAKQDSTRSVSVKSEVKNSTLSKPREVRLDKTDDPNQTTLEKTAVTQ